Proteins from a single region of Flavobacterium sp. YJ01:
- the dnaA gene encoding chromosomal replication initiator protein DnaA produces the protein MTKTAQSVWENCLSFIKDNIQDQAYKTWFEPIKSVELTDNALYIQVPSKFFYEWLEEHYVKLLKVALTKELGKNAKLLYKIKMENTYGNKQPFTEQLPSSNRVPMKPQEVDAPFKNLNPELKNPFVIPGIRNLKIESQLNPNYSFDNFLEGDSNRLARSAGMAVANKPGGTSFNPLLIFGGVGLGKTHLAHAIGVEVKDKYPEKTVLYISAEIFTQQYIDSVKKNNRNDFIHFYQLIDVLIIDDVQFLSGKSGTQDVFFHIFNYLHQNGKQVILTSDKAPVDMQDIEQRLLSRFKWGLSAELHQPDYETRISILKNILYRDGVEMPEDILEYVARNIKTNVRELEGAIISLIAQSSFNKKEVTIELAKSVVEKFVKNVKREISIDYIQKIVSDYFQLDIETLQSKTRKRHVVQARQLAMFFAKKFTKASLANIGSQIGDRDHATVLHACKTVDNLVSTDKQFKKFVEDINKKLTL, from the coding sequence ATGACTAAAACTGCTCAATCGGTATGGGAAAACTGTTTGTCCTTTATAAAGGATAATATTCAAGATCAAGCATACAAAACTTGGTTTGAACCAATCAAATCAGTTGAGCTAACCGATAACGCGTTATATATTCAAGTTCCAAGTAAATTTTTCTACGAATGGCTCGAAGAGCATTACGTAAAATTGTTGAAAGTTGCGCTTACCAAAGAACTGGGAAAAAACGCAAAGTTACTCTATAAAATTAAAATGGAGAACACTTATGGAAATAAACAGCCGTTTACCGAGCAGCTGCCAAGTTCTAATAGAGTTCCGATGAAACCGCAAGAAGTTGATGCTCCATTTAAAAATTTAAATCCTGAATTAAAAAATCCTTTTGTAATTCCTGGAATCAGAAATTTAAAAATTGAGTCTCAGTTAAATCCAAACTACAGTTTTGATAATTTCTTAGAAGGAGATTCTAACCGTTTGGCTCGTTCTGCGGGTATGGCTGTTGCCAACAAGCCTGGAGGAACTTCATTTAATCCGTTATTGATTTTTGGAGGAGTTGGTTTAGGAAAAACGCACTTAGCACATGCTATAGGCGTAGAAGTAAAAGATAAGTATCCGGAAAAGACCGTTTTATATATTTCTGCGGAGATTTTTACACAACAATATATTGATTCTGTAAAAAAGAATAATCGTAATGATTTTATTCACTTTTACCAATTAATTGATGTTTTAATTATTGACGATGTTCAGTTTTTATCTGGGAAATCAGGAACACAGGACGTGTTTTTCCATATTTTTAACTACTTACATCAAAACGGAAAGCAAGTAATCTTAACTTCAGATAAAGCTCCTGTTGACATGCAGGATATTGAGCAAAGATTATTGTCTCGTTTTAAATGGGGATTATCAGCAGAATTGCATCAGCCAGATTACGAAACTCGTATTTCGATCTTAAAAAACATCTTATATCGTGATGGTGTAGAAATGCCAGAAGATATCTTAGAATATGTTGCTCGTAACATTAAAACAAATGTTAGAGAACTTGAAGGCGCTATTATTTCTTTAATTGCTCAATCTTCTTTCAACAAAAAAGAAGTTACAATCGAGTTAGCAAAAAGCGTTGTAGAGAAATTTGTTAAAAACGTAAAGAGAGAAATCTCAATCGATTATATCCAAAAAATTGTTTCAGATTATTTCCAGTTAGATATTGAAACGCTTCAATCTAAAACTCGAAAGAGGCATGTTGTGCAAGCTAGACAATTAGCCATGTTTTTTGCAAAGAAATTCACAAAAGCTTCTTTAGCCAATATTGGTTCACAAATTGGAGATCGCGATCACGCAACTGTTCTTCACGCTTGTAAAACAGTCGATAACTTAGTTTCTACCGACAAACAATTTAAAAAGTTTGTTGAAGACATTAATAAAAAACTAACGCTTTAA
- a CDS encoding thioesterase family protein: MKNHQTQVRVRYSETDQMGVVYHGNYVPYFEIGRVEWLRNKGVSYKSMEESGIGLPIVNMNISYKKSARYDELLTIHTTFKSHSSVKIEFDCAIYNEANELLTTATFILVFVALKTGRPTAPPDYILEIFKSLE, encoded by the coding sequence ATGAAAAATCATCAGACTCAAGTGCGAGTTCGTTACTCCGAAACTGACCAAATGGGAGTCGTTTATCACGGAAATTATGTGCCTTATTTTGAAATTGGACGCGTGGAATGGCTTAGAAATAAAGGGGTTTCATATAAAAGTATGGAGGAAAGCGGAATTGGGCTTCCAATTGTGAACATGAATATAAGTTACAAAAAATCGGCGAGATATGACGAACTTTTAACAATTCATACCACTTTCAAAAGTCACTCTTCTGTTAAGATTGAATTCGACTGTGCAATCTATAATGAGGCAAATGAGTTATTAACAACTGCGACGTTTATTTTAGTATTTGTTGCGTTAAAAACAGGTCGTCCAACAGCTCCTCCAGATTATATTTTGGAAATATTTAAATCGCTTGAATAA
- a CDS encoding YigZ family protein, with amino-acid sequence MEINDTYQTIASASEEILFKEKGSKFFGYAFPIDHEDEVKPNIEELKKQHPHAVHYCYAYQLGVGNKISYRANDDGEPSNTAGAPIYGQIQSFGITNVLVVVVRIFGGVKLGVGGLISAYRTTAQMTLEVCEIVEKTIDVEFLISFDYKNMNKVMRVIKEKKLEITSQEMEIDEISGMPIGKIMTKTRKKNAETVFSIFDLMFEIDIKLI; translated from the coding sequence TTGGAAATTAACGATACTTATCAAACTATTGCATCTGCATCTGAAGAAATACTGTTTAAAGAAAAAGGCAGTAAATTCTTTGGTTATGCATTTCCGATAGATCATGAAGATGAAGTAAAACCTAATATCGAGGAACTTAAAAAACAACATCCTCATGCGGTGCATTATTGCTATGCATATCAATTGGGAGTTGGAAATAAAATTTCATATCGCGCAAATGACGATGGAGAACCAAGCAATACTGCCGGAGCTCCAATTTACGGACAAATACAATCTTTTGGAATAACGAACGTTCTTGTAGTAGTGGTTCGAATTTTTGGCGGAGTAAAATTAGGCGTTGGCGGTTTAATTTCAGCATATCGAACAACGGCTCAAATGACTTTGGAAGTTTGTGAAATTGTTGAAAAAACAATAGATGTCGAATTTTTAATTTCTTTTGATTACAAAAACATGAATAAAGTGATGCGGGTTATTAAAGAGAAAAAGCTAGAAATCACTTCGCAAGAAATGGAAATAGATGAAATTTCGGGCATGCCAATTGGTAAAATCATGACAAAAACACGAAAAAAAAATGCCGAAACGGTGTTCAGCATTTTTGATTTAATGTTCGAAATTGATATTAAATTAATATAA
- a CDS encoding HAD family phosphatase — protein MIDAIIFDFGDIFINLDKPATISGLQKLGMKEWNNELNQLNLSFETGSISPEDFIGGFQKQLPNASREEILKAWNAILADFPFYRLEFLQELSTKYRLFLLSNTDSIHINTFEEKSGVSFYKDFYQCFEKVYFSFDIGMRKPDPKIYQFVLEENNLIAENTLFVDDKTENTDSAATLGIKVWNLQVGKEDVVDLFSKGLL, from the coding sequence ATGATTGACGCAATAATTTTTGACTTTGGAGATATTTTTATCAATCTAGACAAACCTGCCACAATTTCTGGTTTACAAAAATTAGGAATGAAGGAATGGAATAATGAATTGAATCAATTAAATCTTTCTTTTGAAACTGGCTCTATTTCTCCAGAAGATTTTATTGGCGGTTTTCAAAAACAATTGCCTAATGCTTCAAGAGAAGAAATCTTAAAAGCTTGGAATGCGATTTTAGCCGATTTTCCATTTTATCGTTTAGAGTTTCTTCAAGAATTGTCAACAAAATATCGTTTGTTTCTATTGAGCAATACCGATTCTATTCACATCAATACATTTGAAGAAAAAAGTGGCGTTTCTTTTTACAAAGATTTTTATCAATGTTTCGAAAAAGTTTATTTTTCTTTTGATATTGGAATGAGAAAACCAGATCCAAAAATTTACCAGTTTGTTCTTGAAGAAAATAATCTGATTGCCGAAAACACTTTATTTGTTGACGATAAAACAGAAAATACAGACAGCGCCGCCACTTTAGGAATTAAAGTCTGGAATCTGCAAGTTGGGAAAGAAGATGTTGTGGATTTGTTTAGCAAAGGATTACTGTAA
- the ribD gene encoding bifunctional diaminohydroxyphosphoribosylaminopyrimidine deaminase/5-amino-6-(5-phosphoribosylamino)uracil reductase RibD: MNIHEKYIKRCIELAQNGLGTTYPNPMVGSVIVYEGQIIGEGWHKKAGEPHAEVNAVRSVKDKSLLKKSTIYVSLEPCSHFGKTPPCCDLIIANEIPNVVVGTVDPNEKVAGKGILKLIEAGANVTVGVLEDECNELNKRFFTFHQKKRPYIVLKWAESRDGFLAPEKVSDQDRKPIWITNQYSRQLVHKWRTEEQAILAGTQTVADDNPKLNARDWDGNNPVRVIIDQNNRIDKNSFVFDDSVKTIVFSNKNLKSSTENTSFEVIDFNQNIIPQILDVLYKNQIQSIIIEGGRQTLQSFIDENLWDEARIFIGETSFHTGTKAPIISRKNSIKTNILSDELIQFKNYD, encoded by the coding sequence GTGAATATACATGAAAAATACATAAAACGCTGCATCGAACTAGCACAAAATGGACTTGGAACAACGTATCCAAACCCAATGGTTGGAAGCGTAATTGTTTACGAAGGTCAGATTATTGGCGAAGGATGGCATAAAAAAGCAGGAGAACCACATGCAGAAGTCAATGCCGTTCGTTCTGTAAAAGACAAATCCCTTTTAAAAAAATCTACAATATATGTAAGTTTAGAACCTTGCAGTCATTTCGGAAAAACGCCGCCATGTTGTGATTTGATTATTGCGAATGAAATTCCGAATGTAGTTGTTGGAACGGTTGATCCTAATGAAAAAGTGGCTGGAAAAGGAATTTTAAAACTAATTGAAGCTGGTGCAAATGTTACAGTTGGTGTTTTAGAAGACGAATGCAACGAATTGAATAAACGTTTTTTTACTTTTCATCAAAAAAAGAGACCTTATATTGTTTTGAAATGGGCAGAAAGTCGAGATGGATTTTTAGCTCCAGAAAAAGTTTCTGATCAAGATCGTAAGCCAATCTGGATTACGAATCAATATTCTAGACAATTAGTTCATAAATGGAGAACTGAAGAACAGGCAATTTTAGCTGGAACACAAACTGTTGCAGATGATAATCCGAAATTGAACGCTAGAGATTGGGACGGAAATAATCCTGTACGAGTAATTATTGATCAAAATAATAGAATTGATAAAAATAGTTTCGTTTTTGATGATTCTGTTAAAACGATTGTTTTTTCAAATAAAAATTTAAAATCATCAACAGAAAATACTTCATTTGAAGTAATTGATTTTAACCAAAATATAATTCCGCAGATTTTAGATGTTTTGTATAAAAATCAAATTCAATCGATAATAATTGAAGGCGGAAGACAAACATTGCAATCTTTTATTGATGAAAATCTTTGGGACGAAGCTCGGATTTTTATTGGAGAAACCAGTTTTCATACAGGAACCAAAGCTCCGATTATATCAAGAAAAAACAGCATAAAAACCAATATTCTAAGCGACGAATTAATACAATTTAAGAATTATGATTGA
- a CDS encoding GNAT family N-acetyltransferase, giving the protein MKNWIIRKIKKEDNKAIASLIRSVFDEMEIPKVGTAYEDPYLDLMFEEYSKPNSVYFVVENDGEIVGCAGIAPLENGDPKICELQKMYFLPKTRGLGIGSKLMEKCLDQAREFGFEKCYIETMPFMHAAQKLYKKSGFEYLDAPLGSTGHNSCPVWMLKVL; this is encoded by the coding sequence ATGAAAAATTGGATTATCAGAAAAATTAAAAAAGAAGACAATAAGGCTATAGCGAGTTTAATAAGATCAGTTTTTGATGAAATGGAAATTCCTAAAGTTGGAACAGCTTATGAGGATCCTTATTTGGATTTGATGTTTGAAGAATATAGTAAACCAAATTCAGTGTATTTTGTTGTTGAGAATGATGGCGAAATTGTAGGATGCGCCGGAATTGCGCCTCTAGAAAATGGAGATCCGAAAATCTGCGAATTGCAAAAAATGTATTTTCTTCCTAAAACAAGAGGTTTGGGAATTGGAAGTAAATTAATGGAAAAATGCTTAGATCAAGCTAGAGAATTTGGTTTTGAAAAATGTTATATAGAAACGATGCCTTTTATGCATGCTGCTCAAAAGTTGTATAAAAAATCGGGTTTTGAATATTTAGACGCTCCGTTAGGATCAACTGGGCATAATTCATGTCCTGTATGGATGTTGAAGGTTTTATAG
- the prmC gene encoding peptide chain release factor N(5)-glutamine methyltransferase, translated as MKIKQYRTQFIKELSPFYDAYEAESFFYLILEDRHKLRQIDLALNHELVFEENDFVMWDELVNHLKNEVPIQYLLGKTNFYGLDFEVNENVLIPRPETEELVEWIINENASPEKSKKIKILDIGTGSGCIAISLAKNLPNAEVVAIDVSKKAIETAKRNAVRNNVDVTFVLQDILKEEELRCQFDIIVSNPPYVRNLEKVEIKKNVLDYEPHLALFVEDNDALIFYRKIASLAKKSLLGKGKLYFEINQYLGKEMIELLENIDFKNIELRKDIYDNDRMLKGNI; from the coding sequence ATGAAAATCAAACAATACCGCACTCAATTTATTAAAGAATTATCGCCTTTTTACGATGCGTACGAAGCGGAAAGTTTTTTTTATTTGATTTTAGAAGACAGGCATAAACTTCGTCAGATTGATTTGGCGTTAAATCACGAATTAGTTTTTGAGGAAAATGATTTCGTCATGTGGGATGAACTTGTAAATCATCTCAAAAATGAAGTTCCAATTCAGTATTTATTAGGAAAAACAAATTTTTATGGTTTGGATTTCGAAGTAAATGAAAATGTTTTAATTCCAAGACCAGAAACGGAAGAATTGGTAGAATGGATTATTAACGAAAACGCGAGTCCAGAAAAATCTAAAAAGATAAAAATTTTAGATATCGGAACAGGAAGCGGCTGTATCGCAATTTCTTTAGCAAAAAACCTTCCAAATGCAGAAGTTGTAGCAATCGATGTTTCTAAAAAAGCGATCGAAACCGCAAAAAGAAATGCTGTGCGAAATAATGTTGATGTAACTTTCGTGTTACAGGATATTCTAAAAGAAGAAGAATTACGATGCCAGTTTGATATTATTGTTTCAAATCCGCCTTATGTTCGAAATTTAGAGAAAGTCGAAATCAAAAAAAATGTTTTGGATTACGAACCGCATTTAGCACTTTTTGTTGAAGATAATGATGCTTTAATTTTTTATAGAAAAATTGCTTCACTGGCAAAAAAATCACTTTTAGGAAAAGGAAAATTATATTTTGAAATCAATCAATATTTAGGGAAAGAAATGATTGAATTGCTTGAAAATATAGATTTTAAAAATATAGAATTACGAAAAGACATTTACGATAACGACCGAATGTTGAAAGGGAATATTTAA
- a CDS encoding ABC transporter permease, translating into MMLKLFKENIRIAFGSIKTQILRTILTVLIIAIGITALVGILTVVSALENTISSDFASMGANTFNINQYENKVRNRGGNEREVINPIISYPEAVAFKNKYKYPFTETSLSFTATSTAEVKYLGEKTDPEITIVGVDEHFITNSGLETSLGRSFNQFDIDNNTYSCIVGSDFEKGLLKDINPIDKVISIRGARFKVIGVLKEKGSTFGNSQDLRVLIPIQVARSLFTAPNINYTISVMVSKKEVLDQAIDNATSTMRRVRKLSPVRDNNFGVVRSDDLINRILGITQYLGWAAWIISIITILGSSIALMNIMIVSVTERTREIGVRKALGAKRTTVAFQFFIETLLIGQIGGLVGIVLGILLGFAIAAAMSFSFVIPWMAIFAAFATSFCVALVSGLYPAIKASKLDPIEALRYE; encoded by the coding sequence ATGATGCTAAAATTATTTAAAGAAAATATCCGAATAGCGTTTGGTTCTATCAAAACGCAAATTTTGCGAACTATTCTTACCGTTTTAATTATTGCAATAGGTATTACCGCTTTGGTTGGAATTCTTACTGTGGTTTCTGCTCTGGAAAATACTATTTCTAGTGATTTTGCATCGATGGGAGCCAACACTTTCAATATTAATCAATACGAAAATAAAGTACGTAACCGTGGAGGAAACGAAAGAGAAGTTATCAATCCGATTATTTCTTATCCTGAAGCTGTTGCTTTCAAAAACAAATACAAATATCCTTTTACCGAAACTTCTCTATCATTTACAGCAACTTCAACTGCAGAAGTAAAATATTTAGGAGAAAAAACAGATCCTGAAATTACAATTGTTGGCGTTGACGAACATTTTATTACCAATTCTGGTTTAGAAACTAGTTTAGGAAGAAGTTTTAACCAGTTTGATATTGACAACAATACGTATTCTTGCATCGTTGGTTCTGACTTTGAAAAAGGACTTCTGAAAGACATTAATCCAATTGATAAAGTAATTTCTATTCGAGGCGCAAGATTTAAAGTAATTGGCGTTTTAAAAGAAAAAGGATCAACGTTTGGAAACAGTCAGGATTTACGTGTCTTAATTCCGATTCAGGTAGCAAGATCTTTATTCACTGCGCCAAATATTAATTACACAATAAGTGTCATGGTTTCTAAAAAAGAAGTTTTAGACCAAGCCATTGACAACGCGACAAGTACAATGCGTAGAGTTCGTAAATTAAGTCCTGTTCGTGACAATAATTTTGGAGTGGTTCGAAGTGATGATTTAATTAATCGTATTCTTGGAATTACGCAATATTTAGGATGGGCAGCATGGATTATAAGCATTATTACGATTCTTGGATCTTCAATTGCTTTAATGAATATTATGATTGTTTCGGTTACAGAACGTACGCGCGAAATTGGTGTTCGTAAAGCATTAGGAGCCAAAAGAACAACTGTTGCTTTTCAGTTTTTTATTGAAACTTTGTTGATTGGACAAATTGGTGGTTTGGTCGGGATAGTTCTCGGAATACTTCTTGGCTTTGCTATTGCTGCCGCTATGAGTTTTTCTTTCGTGATTCCGTGGATGGCAATTTTTGCCGCTTTTGCAACTAGTTTTTGTGTTGCTTTGGTTTCTGGTTTATATCCAGCAATTAAAGCTTCTAAATTAGATCCGATTGAAGCACTTCGATATGAATAA
- the hisS gene encoding histidine--tRNA ligase, producing MASKPSIPKGTRDFSPAEVSKRQYIIQTIKANFEKFGFQPIETPSFENSDTLMGKYGEEGDRLIFKILNSGNFFYNKSKIELPESIEELQLNSAEKISLEQRIELNKFTGKISEKALRYDLTVPFARYVVQHQSEIEFPFKRYQIQPVWRADNPQKGRFREFFQCDADVVGSKSLWQEVELVQLYDTVFTSLGLEGVTIKINNRKILSGIAEVIGASDKLIDFTVALDKLDKIGEDGVKKEMIEKGISEEALVKVQPLFSFSGTFADKINQLSDLLASSEEGMKGVEELKFICDNVADLGLSTAILDLDVTLARGLNYYTGAIFEVAAPKTVAMGSIGGGGRYDDLTGIFGLKNMSGVGISFGLDRIYLVLEELQLFPETVAATSKAIFINYGDKEALYASKAIQKLRQENIKVELYPDNVKVGKQLQYADKRLIPFAVIAGDNEIASNTYSLKNLVTGDQVSVDFEGLKKALLA from the coding sequence ATGGCTTCAAAACCAAGTATTCCAAAAGGAACAAGAGATTTTTCACCAGCTGAGGTGTCAAAACGTCAATATATTATTCAAACGATAAAAGCAAATTTCGAAAAGTTTGGTTTTCAGCCAATCGAAACGCCTTCGTTTGAAAATTCAGATACTTTGATGGGGAAATATGGAGAAGAAGGAGATCGTCTGATTTTTAAAATATTGAACTCTGGTAACTTTTTCTACAATAAAAGTAAAATCGAATTGCCAGAATCAATTGAAGAATTGCAACTCAACTCGGCAGAAAAAATAAGTTTAGAGCAAAGAATCGAACTGAATAAATTTACAGGAAAAATTTCTGAAAAAGCTTTGCGCTACGACTTGACAGTTCCGTTTGCGAGATACGTTGTACAGCACCAAAGCGAAATAGAATTTCCTTTTAAAAGATACCAAATTCAGCCAGTTTGGAGAGCAGATAATCCGCAAAAAGGTCGTTTTAGAGAGTTTTTTCAATGTGATGCCGATGTTGTTGGTTCAAAATCTCTTTGGCAGGAAGTAGAATTGGTTCAGCTTTACGATACTGTTTTTACATCTTTAGGTTTGGAAGGTGTTACAATTAAAATAAACAACAGAAAAATTTTATCTGGAATTGCTGAAGTAATTGGCGCTTCTGATAAATTAATCGATTTTACGGTTGCTCTTGATAAATTAGATAAAATTGGAGAAGACGGCGTTAAAAAAGAAATGATTGAAAAAGGAATTTCTGAAGAAGCTTTAGTAAAAGTACAGCCACTTTTTAGCTTTAGCGGAACTTTCGCAGATAAAATCAATCAGCTATCAGATTTGTTGGCTTCTTCTGAGGAAGGAATGAAAGGTGTTGAAGAACTTAAATTTATTTGTGACAATGTTGCAGATTTAGGATTGTCAACAGCAATTTTAGATTTAGATGTGACTTTGGCTCGTGGTTTAAATTATTACACAGGAGCAATTTTTGAAGTTGCGGCTCCAAAAACAGTTGCGATGGGTTCTATTGGCGGCGGAGGAAGATACGACGATTTGACGGGTATTTTTGGTTTGAAAAATATGAGTGGTGTCGGAATTTCTTTTGGCTTGGATAGAATTTATCTAGTTTTAGAAGAATTGCAATTATTTCCAGAAACAGTTGCGGCTACTTCTAAAGCCATTTTTATCAATTATGGAGATAAAGAAGCTTTGTATGCGTCAAAAGCAATTCAAAAATTAAGACAAGAAAATATAAAAGTGGAGTTGTATCCAGACAATGTAAAAGTAGGGAAACAATTGCAATATGCAGATAAACGTCTGATTCCGTTTGCAGTAATTGCAGGAGATAATGAAATTGCTTCAAATACTTATTCGCTTAAAAATTTAGTGACAGGCGATCAGGTTTCAGTAGATTTTGAAGGATTGAAAAAAGCTTTGTTAGCTTAA
- a CDS encoding nucleotide exchange factor GrpE, with the protein MKFKNIFKNKSNMTTENTEFDQELDDATIETNANGEQLIVEELSVEEQLAQDLAKEKDKFLRLFAEFENYKKRTSKERLELFKTANQEVLLAMLPVLDDFDRATVEINKSEDENLKKGVELIHEKLKSTLVSKGLEQVEIQAGDAFNADIAEAITQIPAPSDKLKGKIVDVIEKGYKLGDKIIRFPKVVVGN; encoded by the coding sequence ATGAAGTTTAAAAATATTTTTAAAAATAAAAGTAATATGACTACGGAAAATACAGAATTCGATCAGGAATTAGATGATGCAACGATAGAGACTAACGCTAATGGAGAGCAGTTAATTGTTGAAGAATTAAGTGTTGAGGAGCAATTAGCTCAAGACTTGGCTAAGGAAAAAGATAAGTTTTTGAGATTATTCGCCGAATTTGAAAATTACAAAAAAAGAACTTCAAAAGAGCGTCTTGAATTATTTAAAACAGCAAACCAAGAAGTTTTATTGGCTATGCTTCCAGTTTTAGATGATTTTGACAGAGCGACAGTAGAAATCAATAAATCTGAGGATGAAAATCTTAAAAAAGGAGTTGAGTTGATTCATGAAAAATTGAAAAGCACTTTAGTTTCTAAAGGTTTAGAGCAAGTTGAAATCCAAGCAGGAGATGCTTTCAATGCTGATATTGCTGAGGCAATTACCCAAATTCCAGCTCCGTCTGACAAATTAAAAGGGAAAATTGTTGATGTTATTGAAAAAGGATACAAATTAGGAGACAAAATTATTCGTTTCCCTAAAGTTGTAGTTGGAAACTAA
- the dnaJ gene encoding molecular chaperone DnaJ, with protein sequence MKKDFYEILGISKNADAAEIKKAYRKSALKYHPDKNPGDKEAEENFKLAAEAYEVLSDPQKKAKYDQYGHQAFDGSGGFGGGHGGMNMDDIFSQFGDIFGGGFGGFGGGGGGPRRAKGSNLRIKVKLTLEEIANGVEKKVKVKRKVQAKGVTYKTCTTCNGQGQVMRVTNTILGRMQSASTCPTCGGSGQILDKKPSEADAQGMVQEDETVSIKIPAGVVDGMQLKVSNKGNDAPGNSIPGDLIVAIEEIEHEFLKREGENVHFDLYISFPEAVLGASKDIEAINGKVRIKLEEGIQSGKILRLKGKGIPSLNGYGSGDLLVHVNVWTPKTLNKEQKQFFENALTDEHFAPSPEKSEKSFFEKVKDMFS encoded by the coding sequence ATGAAAAAAGATTTTTACGAAATACTAGGCATTTCAAAAAATGCTGACGCTGCCGAAATTAAAAAAGCATACAGAAAAAGTGCGCTAAAATACCATCCTGATAAAAACCCAGGCGACAAAGAGGCAGAAGAAAACTTCAAATTAGCGGCAGAAGCTTACGAAGTTTTGAGTGATCCGCAGAAAAAAGCAAAATACGATCAGTACGGACATCAAGCATTTGATGGTTCTGGCGGATTTGGCGGTGGTCATGGCGGCATGAACATGGATGATATTTTTAGCCAATTTGGTGATATTTTTGGTGGCGGATTTGGCGGTTTCGGAGGCGGAGGCGGAGGCCCTCGTCGCGCTAAAGGAAGCAATCTTCGAATTAAAGTAAAATTGACTTTAGAAGAAATTGCAAATGGAGTTGAGAAAAAAGTAAAAGTAAAACGTAAAGTTCAGGCTAAAGGTGTAACGTATAAAACTTGTACTACTTGTAATGGTCAAGGTCAGGTTATGCGTGTTACTAATACCATTTTAGGAAGAATGCAATCTGCGTCAACTTGTCCTACTTGTGGTGGTTCTGGTCAGATTTTAGATAAAAAACCTTCTGAGGCAGATGCACAAGGAATGGTTCAGGAAGACGAAACAGTATCAATCAAAATTCCTGCGGGAGTTGTTGACGGAATGCAGTTGAAAGTTTCTAACAAAGGTAACGATGCGCCAGGAAACAGTATTCCAGGTGATTTAATTGTTGCAATTGAAGAAATTGAACACGAATTCTTGAAACGTGAAGGTGAAAACGTTCACTTCGATTTATATATCAGTTTCCCTGAAGCAGTTTTAGGAGCTTCAAAAGATATTGAAGCAATCAACGGAAAAGTTCGTATTAAGTTGGAAGAAGGAATTCAATCTGGAAAAATCTTAAGATTAAAAGGAAAAGGAATTCCAAGTTTAAATGGTTACGGAAGCGGAGATTTATTAGTTCACGTAAATGTTTGGACTCCAAAAACATTAAATAAAGAACAAAAACAATTCTTTGAAAATGCTTTAACAGACGAGCACTTTGCTCCAAGCCCAGAGAAATCAGAGAAATCATTTTTTGAAAAAGTAAAAGATATGTTTTCATAA